In Arachis hypogaea cultivar Tifrunner chromosome 2, arahy.Tifrunner.gnm2.J5K5, whole genome shotgun sequence, a genomic segment contains:
- the LOC112750684 gene encoding receptor-like protein 41, with the protein MQKPALSPPKHFSHIALYMMRTTPNSWFYFISLLCLVDLTITINLATAHYCLDHQQSLLLHLKNNLTYNQNQSKKLIHWNHVHDCCHWKGVSCNKGHVIALDLSQESISGGNFSSLFHMQFLQSLNLAYNEFISFETCSEFQNLKNLRYLNLSNAGIVGEIPKNIFQLSSLQVLDLSDNQRLNGSLPQNIPYQLASLNYLNLSHTNSFGPLLESLLNLRQLSTLDLSNCQFNGTLPNSMSNLTHLVYLDLSFNNFTGPLPSFNRSNALRSFALNHNYFSGTIPSTHFNGLANLVRIDFGDNSLDGRVPSTLFALPSLQQLILSYNRFEGPLKELPNCSSSSLEMLDLSGNNFQGSIPSSIFQLKRLLLLQLSTNKFNGTIKLDKLRNLPNLKTFDLSHNSLSVVDANVTNDQDLSSFPMLNNLLLASCKLHAFPSFLRNQSTLLYLDLSNNQIEGIIPNWIWKFEFLMSLNLSKNFLEGMEGPFQNLGSNLFLLDLHGNQLQGPAPIFTKSIAYLDYSNNNFSSFIPADIGDQIANIVILYLSNNSFHGEIHESFCNMTFLRLLDLSDNRFNGEIPKCLATSDRSLRVLSLAGNELSGHVPDTFPSSCALRFLDFNGNLLDGTVPRSLTNCQNLQVLNLGKNQLIDTFPCFLKNILTLRVMILRSNKFHGHIECPSSTGNWEMLQILDLASNNFSGLLPSSLLRSWKALMHDEDRSRFGHLSFGLFDYINLIQNVGILTTVFSNADKMKFANLVSMEPLFVLDHIVSHVMEGVYGIGRYEDSVTIVNKGQQMKLVKILIAFTSLDFSSNHFEGSIPEEIMNFKGLHALNLSQNSFSGHIPSKISNLRNLESLDLSMNSLKGEIPTELASLSFLAIMNLSYNHLVGRIPTGTQIQSFEADSFTGNEGLCGPPLTQGCGLLPPLASKTTDFDHGSSIDWTILSVELGFTFGFGMFIMPLIFWKRWRLWFSEKADGVLYKIVPHLDFVYEHHGGKKYRTLSWKPF; encoded by the coding sequence ATGCAAAAACCAGCTTTATCACCACCAAAACATTTTTCACACATTGCCTTATATATGATGAGAACCACCCCAAACTCATGGTTTTACTTCATATCCTTGCTGTGTCTAGTGGACTTGACTATCACTATCAATTTAGCCACTGCCCATTATTGTCTTGATCATCAGCAATCTCTGCTGCTCCATTTGAAGAACAACCTCACATATAACCAAAATCAGTCCAAAAAATTAATTCATTGGAACCATGTTCATGATTGCTGCCACTGGAAAGGGGTCTCTTGCAACAAGGGACATGTTATAGCACTAGACTTGAGCCAAGAATCTATCTCTGGAGGTAACTTTAGCAGTCTCTTCCACATGCAATTTTTGCAGAGTTTGAATTTGGCTTATAATGAGTTCATCTCCTTTGAAACTTGTTCTGAGTTCCAAAACTTGAAGAATCTGAGGTATTTGAATTTGTCAAATGCTGGCATTGTGGGAGAAATTCCAAAAAATATCTTCCAATTATCCTCACTTCAAGTTCTTGATTTATCTGATAATCAAAGACTTAATGGTTCCCTACCACAAAATATCCCATATCAATTAGCATCTCTCAACTACTTGAACCTCAGCCATACAAATTCTTTTGGACCACTACTAGAATCTCTTCTCAACTTGAGGCAACTATCAACATTGGATCTGTCGAATTGCCAGTTTAATGGGACACTTCCTAACTCAATGTCAAATCTTACCCATTTAGTTTATCTAGATTTGTCATTCAATAACTTCACTGGCCCTCTTCCATCTTTCAATAGGTCCAATGCTCTTAGGAGTTTTGCTCTCAATCATAATTACTTTAGTGGTACAATTCCATCCACCCATTTTAATGGCCTTGCAAATCTTGTGAGAATTGATTTCGGAGATAACTCTTTGGATGGAAGAGTTCCCTCAACTTTGTTTGCACTTCCATCTCTTCAACAACTCATTCTCTCCTACAATAGATTTGAAGGCCCATTGAAGGAACTACCAAATTGTTCTTCCTCATCTTTAGAGATGCTTGATTTAAGTGGAAACAATTTTCAAGGTTCAATTCCCTCATCTATTTTCCAACTCAAAAGACTCCTTTTGCTTCAGCTTTCAACAAACAAGTTCAATGGCACAATAAAATTGGACAAACTTCGGAACCTACCAAATTTAAAAACATTTGATCTCTCTCACAACAGTTTGTCAGTTGTTGATGCAAATGTTACAAATGATCAAGATTTGTCATCCTTCCCCATGCTGAACAATCTTTTATTAGCTTCATGCAAGTTGCATGCATTTCCTTCCTTCTTGAGAAATCAGTCCACTTTGCTTTACCTTGACTTATCCAACAACCAAATTGAAGGAATCATTCCCAATTGGATttggaaatttgaatttttgatgtcCCTAAATCTTTCCAAAAACTTCTTGGAAGGTATGGAAGGACCTTTCCAAAACCTTGGTTCAAATTTATTCCTCCTTGACCTTCATGGCAACCAATTGCAAGGGCCTGCCCCCATTTTCACAAAAAGCATTGCTTACTTGGATTACTCCAACAACAATTTCAGCTCATTCATTCCAGCAGACATCGGTGACCAAATTGCAAACATAGTTATATTGTATCTTTCAAACAATAGTTTTCATGGAGAAATCCATGAATCCTTTTGTAATATGACATTTCTTCGATTGCTTGATCTTTCGGATAATCGCTTCAATGGCGAGATTCCAAAGTGTTTGGCAACAAGTGACAGATCTTTGAGAGTATTAAGTCTTGCTGGGAATGAACTCAGTGGCCATGTACCAGACACATTCCCGTCATCTTGTGCTTTAAGGTTTCTAGATTTTAATGGAAATCTTTTAGATGGAACCGTTCCAAGATCTTTGACAAATTGTCAAAATCTACAAGTCTTGAATCTTGGAAAGAATCAATTAATTGATACTTTTCCTTGCTTCTTGAAGAACATTTTGACACTGAGAGTCATGATTTTAAGGTCAAACAAATTTCATGGGCATATTGAATGTCCTAGTAGCACTGGCAACTGGGAGATGCTTCAAATTCTTGACCTAGCCTCCAACAACTTTAGCGGCTTGTTGCCATCATCGCTTCTGCGAAGTTGGAAAGCATTGATGCATGATGAAGATAGATCACGGTTTGGCCATTTATCTTTTGGTTTATTTGATTACATTAATCTTATACAGAATGTTGGGATTTTAACCACAGTTTTCAGCAATGCTGATAAGATGAAATTTGCTAATCTTGTTTCCATGGAACCACTTTTTGTGTTGGACCACATTGTCTCTCATGTCATGGAGGGTGTATATGGTATTGGTAGGTATGAAGATTCAGTTACAATTGTGAACAAAGGTCAACAAATGAAGTTGGTAAAGATTCTTATTGCTTTCACTTCATTGGATTTCTCATCCAACCATTTTGAAGGGTCAATACCAGAAGAGATCATGAATTTCAAAGGCTTGCATGCTCTTAACTTGTCACAAAATTCTTTCTCAGGCCATATTCCTTCAAAGATAAGCAACTTAAGAAATCTTGAGTCTTTAGATTTGTCAATGAATTCTCTTAAAGGCGAAATTCCCACCGAGCTTGCAAGCTTATCttttcttgctatcatgaatctctcatataatcatcttgtGGGGAGAATTCCAACAGGTACTCAAATTCAATCATTTGAAGCGGATTCATTTACAGGCAATGAAGGATTATGTGGACCTCCGCTGACTCAAGGCTGTGGGCTGTTGCCACCACTTGCATCTAAAACTACTGATTTCGATCATGGTAGTTCAATTGATTGGACTATCTTGAGTGTGGAATTAGGGTTTACCTTTGGATTTGGGATGTTCATCATGCCACTCATTTTTTGGAAGAGATGGAGGTTGTGGTTTTCTGAAAAAGCTGATGGTGTGCTTTATAAGATTGTCCCTCACCTTGATTTTGTGTATGAACATCATGGAGGAAAGAAGTATAGAACTCTAAGCTGGAAGCCTTTCTGA
- the LOC112719958 gene encoding uncharacterized protein gives MKVQPVLLLLVISIILCTCPGHVVSGLCLDDQRSFLLQFKNNLTFDHQHSTKLNSWNESIACCDWSGVTCDHDARVIALDLSHTKFSGGLPLSIGNLVHLSILHLYNCNFSGTIPTSLSNLTELKEMDLSHNNFVGAIPSSALFEGTIPPSIFQLRGLVYLRLSKNKLSGPMPLSIQFSGLHELDLSSNKFSGPMLIDALALNRNLSVLDLSFNMIDDVIVTDVLLSTFPQLRILNLAFCNLKTFPAFLKYQSGLYDLYLSYNQIQGIVPNWIWRLDELSILNVSHNSLTNFEICTINCKGQSQVFFNLLPLLTSQATILALLSQ, from the exons ATGAAGGTTCAACCAGTGTTGTTGTTATTGGTGATATCAATCATCCTTTGCACGTGTCCCGGTCATGTCGTTTCTGGTCTCTGTCTCGATGATCAGAGGTCCTTCTTGCTGCAATTCAAGAACAACCTCACGTTCGACCATCAACATTCCACAAAGCTAAATTCATGGAATGAAAGTATTGCATGCTGCGATTGGAGTGGTGTAACCTGTGATCATGATGCTCGTGTCATTGCTCTTGATTTAAGTCACACCAAGTTCTCTGGAGGACTTCCCCTTTCTATTGGTAACTTGGTGCATTTATCAATATTGCATCTTTATAACTGCAACTTTAGTGGAACAATACCTACTTCATTGTCAAACCTCACAGAACTCAAGGAAATGGATTTATCACATAACAACTTTGTAGGTGCAATTCCATCATCTGCTCTTTTTGAAG GGACTATACCACCAAGTATCTTCCAACTTAGAGGGCTTGTTTATCTCCGTTTAAGCAAGAATAAATTGTCGGGACCAATGCCTCTATCTATCCAATTTAGTGGACTTCATGAACTTGATCTTTCCTCAAACAAGTTTAGTGGGCCAATGCTGATAGATGCACTTGCTCTAAACAGAAACTTATCTGTGTTAGACCTTTCATTCAACATGATAGATGATGTTATTGTTACAGATGTTCTGCTTTCCACCTTTCCACAGTTAAGAATTCTAAACTTGGCATTCTGCAACTTGAAAACTTTCCCTGCTTTCTTGAAATACCAATCTGGATTATATGATCTCTATCTCTCATATAACCAGATTCAAGGAATAGTACCCAACTGGATTTGGAGACTAGATGAGCTTTCCATTCTTAATGTCTCTCACAAttctctaactaattttgaaattTGCACAATCAACTGCAAGGGCCAATCCCAGGTTTTCTTCAACTTGCTTCCATTGTTGACTTCTCAAGCAACAATTTTAGCTCTGTTATCCCAGTAG
- the LOC112750674 gene encoding uncharacterized protein gives MMMRTTLIIWLCLLEPLCLVNFTITINAATSHCLGHQHSLLLHLKNSLVYNQTQSKKLIHWNHVHDCCHWNGVSCYKGHVVDLDLSQESIVGGNFSSLFHMQYLQSLNLAYNEFHFEIYSEFKNLKNLRYLNLSNAGFMGQIPTEISYLIKLETLDLSTTITSSSKHGLKLEKPNMVEFVQNFTRMKELYLDGVAISAKGEEWCHAVSSLQSLQVLSMSSCNLSGPLDSSLTKLQSLSILQLDHNNLASPIPEYLGNLSNLTTLQLRSCGLSGVFPKNIFQISSLHVLDVSDNQGLHGSLSNFLHQRSLHYLNLSRTNFSGPLPQSISKLRQLSTLDLSNCQFNGTISNSLSDLAELVYLDLSFNNFTGPLPSFNKSKALRILCLNHNYLKGTLSPTHFEGLIDLVSINLEVNSLDGRLPSSLFTLPSLQLLFLANNRFDGQLEEFPNGSSSSLEMLDLSENNFEGRVPFSIFQVKSLSLLQLSTNKFNGTIQLSVVQRLQNLATLDLSNNNLLIVDDNDLPLPKLINLWLASCKLTVFPAFLRNQSSLLFLDLSNNQIEGTIPNWIWRLEILCFLNLSNNFLTDMEGPFQNLSSTLFYLDLHGNQLQGPAPIFTKNIVHLDYSNNRFSSITPSDIGNSIPDSVDVFFSNNNFDGKIDESICNISTLRMLDLSYNGFIGNIPECLTTRKSSSLKLLNLAGNKLNGHISDTLFSTSCALRFIDLNGNLLNGGLPKSLANCQNLQVLNVGNNQLMDEFPCFLKNISALSVMVLRSNKFYGQIGCSNVIGDWEKLQIVDVADNKFSGMLPTTLFQTWKELMSDDEDKDKSRFGHLSFNFYDININYSVNLDAITTIFSKTSKMKLAKLVTVEPLYVLDHLFSHVYAEADSLRRYEDSVTIVIKGQQMKLEKILIAFTSLDFSSNQFEGPIPEEIMSFKALHALNLSHNAFSGHIPSTLGNLRNLESLDLSMNSLRGEIPTELASLSFLAIMNLSYNHLVGRIPTGTQIQSFGANSFVGNEALCGPPLTQGCGGEEPGLLPTSSKTTNSHSSSSVDWSLLSVELGFTFGFGIFMMPLILWKKWRLWYSKKVDDALYKIVPQLDFVYERRGGKRYRSLRWKPY, from the coding sequence atgatgatgagaaccACCCTTATCATATGGCTTTGCTTGCTAGAACCCTTGTGCCTAGTGAACTTTACCATCACCATTAATGCTGCTACTTCCCATTGTCTTGGTCATCAACATTCTTTGTTGCTCCATTTGAAGAACAGCCTCGTATATAACCAAACTCAGTCCAAAAAGTTAATTCATTGGAACCATGTTCACGATTGTTGCCACTGGAATGGAGTCTCTTGCTACAAGGGACATGTCGTGGATCTAGATTTGAGCCAAGAATCTATAGTTGGAGGTAACTTCAGCAGTCTCTTCCACATGCAATATTTGCAGAGTTTGAATTTGGCTTATAATGAATTCCACTTTGAAATTTATTCTGAGTTCAAAAACCTGAAGAATCTCAGGTATTTGAATTTGTCAAATGCTGGTTTCATGGGGCAAATTCCAACTGAAATCTCTTACTTGATCAAGTTGGAGACTCTTGACTTGTCTACCACAATCACTTCATCATCAAAACATGGTTTGAAACTTGAGAAGCCAAACATGGTAGAGTTTGTGCAAAACTTTACAAGAATGAAAGAACTGTATCTAGATGGTGTTGCAATTTCAGCCAAAGGAGAGGAGTGGTGCCATGCTGTGTCTTCCCTGCAAAGTCTACAAGTTTTGAGTATGTCATCTTGCAATCTCTCTGGTCCTCTTGATTCTTCATTGACAAAGCTTCAATCTCTCTCAATACTTCAACTAGACCATAACAATTTGGCAAGCCCAATTCCTGAGTACCTTGGTAATTTGTCTAATTTAACCACTTTGCAACTCAGAAGTTGTGGTTTGAGTGGAGTCTTTCCAAAAAATATCTTCCAAATTTCATCACTTCATGTCCTTGATGTGTCAGATAATCAAGGCCTTCATGGTTCTTTATCAAACTTTCTGCATCAAAGATCTCTCCATTACTTGAATCTTAGCCGCACAAATTTCTCAGGACCTTTACCACAGTCTATTAGCAAGTTAAGACAATTGTCAACACTAGATCTATCAAATTGCCAATTCAATGGGACAATTTCCAATTCATTGTCTGATCTTGCCGAACTTGTTTATCTTGATTTGTCATTCAATAATTTTACTGGTCCTCTTCCATCTTTCAATAAGTCCAAGGCTCTGAGAATCTTGTGTCTTAATCATAATTATCTAAAGGGCACACTTTCACCCACCCATTTTGAAGGCCTTATAGATCTTGTGAGCATTAATTTAGAAGTTAACTCTCTAGATGGAAGACTTCCTTCATCTTTGTTTACACTTCCATCTCTGCAGCTGCTCTTTCTTGCTAACAATAGATTTGATGGCCAACTTGAAGAGTTCCCAAATGGTTCCTCCTCATCATTAGAGATGCTTGATTTAAGTGAAAACAATTTTGAAGGGCGTGTTCCTTTCTCTATCTTTCAAGTGAAAAGTCTCAGTTTACTTCAACTTTCCACAAACAAGTTCAATGGCACCATACAATTGAGCGTTGTTCAAAGGCTACAAAATTTGGCAACACTTGATCTCTCAAACAACAACTTGTTAATTGTGGATGACAATGATCTTCCACTCCCCAAGTTGATCAATCTTTGGTTGGCTTCATGTAAGTTGACTGTATTTCCTGCATTCTTGAGAAATCAGTCTTCTTTACTCTTTTTAGATTTGTCCAACAACCAAATTGAAGGAACAATACCCAATTGGATTTGGAGACTTGAAATTCTATGCTTCTTGAATCTTTCCAACAATTTTTTGACTGATATGGAAGGTCCTTTCCAAAATCTTAGTTCAACTTTGTTCTACCTTGATCTTCATGGAAATCAATTACAAGGACCAGCACCCATTTTCACAAAAAATATTGTTCATCTGGACTACTCAAATAATAGATTCAGTTCTATTACACCATCAGATATTGGTAATTCTATTCCTGACtcagttgatgtatttttctcaaACAACAATTTTGATGGAAAAATCGATGAATCCATTTGCAATATTTCAACTCTTAGAATGCTTGATCTTTCATATAATGGCTTCATTGGCAACATTCCTGAGTGCTTGACAACAAGGAAGAGTAGCTCTCTGAAACTATTAAATCTTGCTGGAAACAAACTCAATGGCCACATTTCAGATACATTATTCTCAACTTCATGTGCTCTAAGGTTTATAGATCTCAATGGAAATCTTTTAAATGGAGGCCTCCCAAAATCTTTGGCTAACTGCCAAAATCTCCAAGTCCTAAATGTTGGAAACAATCAATTAATGGATGAGTTCCCCTGCTTCTTGAAGAACATTTCTGCGCTAAGCGTCATGGTTTTAAGGTCAAATAAGTTCTATGGACAGATTGGATGCTCCAATGTGATTGGCGATTGGGAAAAGCTTCAAATTGTTGATGTAGCAGACAACAAATTTAGTGGCATGTTACCAACAACACTCTTTCAGACTTGGAAAGAATTGATGTCTGATGATGAAGATAAAGATAAATCAAGGTTTGgacatttatcttttaatttttatgatatcaaCATCAATTATTCAGTGAATCTTGATGCTATAACTACAATTTTCTCTAAGACCAGCAAAATGAAGTTAGCCAAACTTGTTACAGTTGAGCCACTTTATGTGTTAGATCACTTGTTCTCTCATGTATATGCGGAGGCTGATAGTCTTCGTAGGTATGAGGACTCAGTTACCATTGTAATCAAAGGTCAACAAATGAAGTTGGAAAAGATTCTCATTGCATTCACTTCATTGGATTTCTCATCCAACCAATTTGAAGGGCCAATACCAGAAGAGATCATGAGTTTCAAAGCACTGCATGCTCTTAACTTGTCTCACAATGCATTCTCAGGCCATATTCCTTCAACTTTGGGAAACTTGAGAAATCTTGAATCCTTAGACTTGTCAATGAATTCTCTGAGGGGAGAGATTCCAACTGAGCTTGCAAGTTTATCTTTTCTTGCCATCATGAATCTCTCCTATAATCATCTTGTGGGGAGAATTCCAACAGGCACTCAAATTCAATCGTTTGGAGCAAATTCATTTGTGGGAAATGAAGCGTTATGTGGACCTCCATTGACACAAGGTTGTGGTGGAGAAGAGCCAGGGTTGTTACCAACATCATCTAAAACTACTAACTCTCATAGTAGTAGTTCAGTTGATTGGAGTTTGTTAAGTGTAGAGTTGGGATTCACTTTTGGGTTTGGAATATTCATGATGCCACTCATTTTGTGGAAGAAATGGAGGTTGTGGTACTCCAAGAAAGTAGACGATGCTCTATACAAGATTGTGCCTCAACTTGATTTTGTATATGAACGTCGTGGTGGGAAGAGATATAGATCTTTAAGGTGGAAGCCTTATTGA
- the LOC112727964 gene encoding receptor-like protein 19 translates to MSRTLYLSLANNSFHGSIPHSLCNASMLEVLDLSHNKISGELPHCLMKIGETLWILNLGSNNLTGHIPNTFPSSCSLRTIVFNGNQLAGPLPNSLAHCDCLDVLDIGRNKITGGFPCFLRNISAVRILILRNNEFHGPMRCGKESGVWEMIQIVDVAFNHFSGKLPGIWFTNWKVMMSNEGETQSKAKHLDFQLRTTDVQDSVMVISKGQEIELVKILTIFTSIDFSYNQFEGPIPKELMDFKALHLLNLSHNALSGQIPCSIGNLNQLESLDLSMNSLEGEIPTELANLNFLSYLNLSFNHLTGKIPTGTQLQSFEASSFEGNDGLYGPPLTKSPNHGMHALPPSEMPPCGSLACEVQWNLVRAEMGLVFGLGIVFGPLLFWKRWRMRYCQFLDKILCRIFPQLTHDFERHGGQSYKVLVWRRN, encoded by the coding sequence ATGTCTCGTACGCTTTATCTTTCTCTCGCAAACAATAGTTTTCATGGCAGCATCCCTCATTCCTTGTGTAATGCTTCAATGCTTGAAGTTCTTGACCTTTCTCATAACAAAATATCTGGAGAACTTCCCCATTGTTTAATGAAGATAGGTGAGACCCTTTGGATATTGAATCTAGGGAGTAACAACCTGACAGGCCATATTCCCAATACATTTCCGAGTTCTTGTTCTCTAAGGACTATTGTTTTCAATGGGAATCAATTAGCAGGGCCACTTCCAAATTCTCTGGCACATTGTGATTGCTTGGATGTATTAGACATTGGAAGAAATAAGATAACTGGGGGCTTTCCTTGCTTTCTAAGAAATATATCTGCAGTTCGCATCCTAATCTTGCGGAACAATGAATTCCATGGCCCAATGAGATGTGGAAAAGAGAGTGGAGTCTGGGAAATGATTCAAATTGTTGATGTGGCCTTTAACCACTTTAGTGGTAAACTACCTGGAATATGGTTCACAAATTGGAAAGTCATGATGTCCAATGAAGGAGAAACTCAATCTAAGGCAAAACATCTTGATTTTCAACTTCGCACTACAGATGTTCAGGATTCAGTAATGGTCATAAGCAAAGGTCAAGAAATAGAGTTAGTTAAAATCCTAACAATCTTCACTTCAATTGATTTCTCATACAATCAATTTGAAGGGCCAATACCAAAGGAGTTAATGGATTTCAAAGCACTACATTTGCTTAACCTGTCACACAATGCTCTTTCAGGTCAAATTCCATGTTCTATAGGGAATTTGAATCAGCTTGAGTCATTAGACCTGTCAATGAACTCATTGGAAGGAGAAATTCCCACAGAGCTTGCCAATTTGAACTTCCTATCATATCTGAACCTCTCCTTTAATCATCTCACAGGTAAGATCCCAACAGGTACTCAGCTTCAGTCATTTGAAGCAAGTTCATTTGAAGGAAATGATGGGTTGTATGGACCCCCACTAACCAAAAGTCCAAATCATGGAATGCATGCACTGCCACCATCTGAAATGCCACCATGTGGAAGCCTAGCTTgtgaagttcagtggaatcttgTGCGTGCAGAAATGGGATTGGTTTTTGGGCTTGGAATTGTCTTTGGACCCCTCTTGTTTTGGAAGAGATGGAGGATGCGCTATTGTCAATTTCTGGACAAAATACTTTGCCGGATATTTCCTCAACTAACTCATGACTTTGAAAGGCATGGAGGCCAAAGTTACAAAGTTCTGGTATGGAGGAGGAATTAG